One genomic region from Mastacembelus armatus chromosome 21, fMasArm1.2, whole genome shotgun sequence encodes:
- the LOC113123417 gene encoding LIM domain only protein 7-like, with product MTPSVAPQQNVTCLSSSSINSGETQRPQHGSVRVDHHQGVSTDSLFREVYDSEDDDNEVGYADPVQDDLYTRKMGIKPQPVSNVSYDKFLPKFWTPEEDVHIQKIKQGSQRRPWYKKMQGFSHRKSGSSSDDSDCDISPWLSSAPSPSGPSPSHSRIHEASAHTTLVLGKSPQIQPHNPPQLPKIQPPLLQTPPLLIAPMDPTSGPRLVKCQRWPLLGRQDPREPPDPFDYESISPDLENDDMFARRTLAFQSNTDLAMMKTQLLTNRRRYTSEPQLNIVTQQHSHGSTEENNFPDIEQDDVVYRKRKTEQTQQQRPLSGAPDNYAPMPIPEPWALPPDLKARLLCPPCPLTHEAAANKVLNETHPETDDMLVRKFGVCSDQGSWRGPATNQTTPSVPSSCSDSDLQKWQAIREASQLRYKKRLMVERLAALKL from the exons ATGACTCCCAGTGTTGCCCCACAACAGAATGTGACCTGCCTCAG cagcagcagcatcaacagTGGGGAAACACAGCGTCCCCAGCACGGCTCAGTGAGGGTGGACCACCACCAAGGCGTGTCCACTGACAGCCTGTTCAGGGAGGTTTATGACTCTGAGGATGACGACAATGAGGTGGGCTATGCTGATCCCGTCCAAGATGATCTCTACACCCGCAAGATGGGCATCAAACCCCAACCTGTTAGCAACGTATCTTATGACAAGTTCTTACCCAAGTTCTGGACGCCTGAAGAAGATGTCCACATACAGAAGATCAAACAGGGCTCTCAGAGGAGACCCTGGTATAAAAAGATGCAAGGCTTCAG CCATAGGAAGTCGGGGTCTTCGTCAGATGATTCAGACTGTGACATCAGTCCTTGGCTCTCTTCTGCCCCTTCTCCCTCCGgcccctctccctctcactcccGCATACACGAGGCCTCAGCTCACACCACCCTCGTTTTGGGGAAAAG TCCTCAAATCCAACCACACAATCCCCCTCAACTCCCCAAGATACAGCCCCCTCTGTTACAGACTCCCCCTTTGCTGATTGCCCCAATGGACCCCACTTCAGGTCCCAGACTGGTCAAGTGTCAAAGGTGGCCTCTTCTAGGGCGCCAAGACCCCCGGGAGCCCCCAGACCCTTTTGATTATGAGAGCATTTCCCCTGACTTAGAGAATGACGACATGTTTGCCAGGCGGACTCTGGCCTTCCAGTCCAACACAGATCTGGCTATGATGAAGACTCAGCTGTTGACAAACCGTCGTCGCTACACGTCTGAGCCGCAACTCAATATTGTCACCCAGCAACACAGCCATGGCAGCACTGAGGAGAACAATTTCCCAGATATTGAACAGGATGATGTGGTGTATCGTAAACGGAAAACCGAGCAGACTCAGCAACAACGGCCACTCTCAGGAGCCCCTGACAACTATGCCCCTATGCCCATCCCAGAGCCCTGGGCTCTACCTCCTGATCTCAAAGCCAGACTCCTCTGCCCCCCGTGTCCTCTGACCCACGAGGCAGCAGCAAATAAAGTTTTGAATGAGACACATCCTGAAACAGATGATATGTTGGTTCGGAAGTTTGGAGTTTGTTCTGATCAGGGCTCATGGAGAGGCCCTGCAACCAATCAGACAACTCCCTCAGTGCCTTCTTCCTGTAGCGATAGTGACCTGCAGAAGTGGCAGGCTATCAGGGAAGCCAGTCAGCTCAGATATAAGAAGAGGCTTATGGTGGAGAGGCTAGCTGCTCTGAAGTTGTAG